The genome window ATTCACTCGTAAGAAAATCACAGCCCTGCCCTCCTGCAAGTTTCTTTTCAGATATTACCCTGGATCCCTGCAAGTTCCTTTTCAGATATTACCCCTTTATTGATTGTGAACTTTGCAGGCAAAAACCCCATGGGATGTACAATGCGTGGATCTCCGTTGCGATGGCGTCTCACTGAAAAGTTCGACTGGGGTATATTGAGACACTGGTTGATCAAGCTGGACAACGATGCAATTATAGTGTACTCTTTGAAAACGTTAGTCTGCATATTCTCGCCATTATGTACCATAACACCAAAAGATGTGATATAGCAAGCCCATTTGTTCTGTTGAATGAAAGAACGTTTGAGTTAATCATCAAGATTACTGGACCACAACACTCCTGTTCATGGAATGTTTTAAGCTTGATTTCCAGATTTTGCTCTTCAATTCCTGAAACACAAGGAGACACTAAGCTGGCATAGAAAAAAAATGGACACATTCAGATTAAGCTGGGAACCACAAAAAGATCGACTGAAAGCATAGTGACAAACCTTGTAAAGCTGAGTCCAAAATCTGCTTAACCACTTCAACAGAATCAGCAACAACAAGATCTATCAGAGGCCTCCCTATGGCTTCCATTACAGGTAACCCTGTTAGTTCTGCAGCTTTTTTGTTCCATCCATTTATGTTACCAGCAATGTCAACAGCCAAGACACGGGCAGTTGCTGTCTCAATTAAGCGGACCATCTCGTTTGTAACTGTTCTTAGTTCAAGTAGCCCCTGTATCTTCTTCATATCATCAGATGGTCAGTTATGGTTAGTGGGACTGGTACCTGATTCCTTCATGAGCATGTCTGTTGTAAATTTATCTACTTCAACTTCTGTATGGTGCCAAAATTTTCCTGCAACACTTTTTTTATCAAAATTGGTAACCTAATCAGGATACAAACCAACCAAGGCTGACTACAAGTTAAAGATGCTCTGTAAAAAGGAAGGATCAGTTTGACTTTATCTTTTGCTGGTAGATTGCAATATCACATGGTACTCATAGCTTAAATTCTACACAGGTCTTGAAACCAACTACAAAGCAGAAGTTGCGTTTTGAGGGAGATTCGTACAAGAAGGCATTGGCGGAGTTCCTGCAGGCTGTGCCAGCGTTTCTGGGCGGTAAATGCAGCTGCCTGCGATGTGAGAGTCCTCGTGATGATTCAGTGATACAGGCAGGGGAAGGGAGCAAGAAGCAGCCCCGCTTGGTCAGCGTTGATGACGGGTCACCTGTCACAGACTTGGACTTCGACTTGGATGAAGAAGAGATCCCATCACCTTATAGCTGCGAGAACGCCATCAGGGCTGTGATAATCGACCTGCTGATGGTGTGCATCTTCGTCGCGTTTCTGGCTGGGATGATCGACCCTGCATCCGTTCCAGCTAGTGCCTGAGAGCTTGTGGAATAGAGCATGCACGTACATGTGTTGCTAATTAGGATGCAGGGTGCTGTATTTCTTGGCAGGCTTCTTGTATGTTGTCGTCAGACGACATAGAGCGCTTTCTCCTAAAAAGGAAGGTATATGTGTATCTGCCATTTATATAAAAAGCAAATATTGTAACATTTGCAGCTGCTACCGTCCTTAAACCAGCACCGAATAAGTGGACTAATTGTTAACTTACGTAGCGAAGCACGGGCATCCTACTAGTAATAGTATAAGTATGTTGAAAACCACACATAAGTATTCGATTTTTTTAAGACACAACAATTATATAAAAAAACAATATATAAATTATTGATGACCTTAATATCTCACAATTTTTTTGAAAACAATCAATACACAACTAAATCCTAGCTCGGGGTCTAGAGCACATCCTCCTTCGAATGTTCATCTACGCATCGTTGGCGGGGGTGCTTCTTCATCCTCAACCTTAATTGCGGTTCGAGACGCTTGTCGATGAGAAGGTAAAGGCGACATCTCGGATGGGGCACGACAACTGTTGGTGAGTTAGAGGCTATCAAGATAGCCTACTCGATATCCTTTGTGGTGACTCGCCCAACAAAATGTTTTATATGGCAATGCAGAAGAATTTAGGTGAGAAAGGCAGAGTTAGAAAAAGAGATAGAATGTCGGGGGTTAATATACAACAACAACTGGGAGGTAGAGAGGAAGCACTCGTAATGGTTTTATGGTTGATTGCATATGAGAGCAAGACAAGACTTAGGGTTTGTTTGTTTTTTAGGGATTAATTTTCAGTCTCTCTGTTTTATTCCactttagtctctaaattgtcaaatacaaaaactaaaatagagttttagttctcGTAATTAGCAATCTATAGACAATAGAATAAAAACGGAGGACTAAAAATTAATCCATAAAACCAATCACCCCCTTATATTGCGTGGTTTGTTAGGCGAGATCGAGTGATGGAGTGGAACAGACTTATGCGCTTCATGTATGGCACGGATGACGGTCGAAACTGGTGAGTAGATAGATAGATATGTCGAAAGATGAAGAtggtttcatatttttccttTTTTCGAAACCCATTTCGTTTTTTATCGAATTCATCTCCAGTGTCATGTGTTGTCTTCATGCCATCATCGCGACCTTCTGAACTATCATGGATAACTTTGAACTTCTAAGACATtatcaaaggtcttgatgtgctaGCTTAATTAAAAATAAAAACATACTTACTTTTTTGTTAATATGGATAATTTTAAAAATTAGCAATTAATAAATAGAGAATTATTGAACACACATAATTTTCTACTCATTAAATTAATTTTTCAACTCATTAAATATATAATTTAGTGTGCTAAATGTACGTAAGTATTGGGAGATGGCCAACAAGGCAACAACGCTGCTCGCTTCGCAGCAACGCCCCAATCCTCCGTCCTCGGAACCAAACGACGCCGTCCGGCCGTCCGGCCACTCGTGCGGATGGCGGAGATCGCCGGCGACGAGGCCCCAACACCTCCTACCATCTCCGGCGAAGTATCCGGAGACCCGCATACTTCTGCCGCTACCCCTGCCGGCAGCAGCAACAAGCCGCCGTTGCGCGCGACGAAGCCCGGAGTGAAGCGCCTCATTCTCACCGCCTCCGTCCTCCTCTCCTTTCTCGTCGGTACTACCCCACGACCTCCCCTAGGTGCCATGGCTAGTGTCCGGTACTAATCTCCGTATAACTCGCTCGCATCTCTGTATGTCTCTCTGTAGGGCTGCCCTTCCTGCTGAAGTCCACCGAGATCCATCGGTCGCCGCTGCCTTCGGACGCAATCACGGCACTCGCCCACCGCCTCCACTCCACTCCGCCCTCGTTCCCGTGCGCCCTCCACGCGGTCTTCCTCCGGTCGGTTCCCGGCCGCTCTGACGATGCCTCCCTGTACCGTCGTCTTGAGCGGTCGATTTCGGCGCAGCTCCAGCTTCTTGCAGCCACTTCTACCGCCGGTAATGTCTCGGTATCAGTCACCGTTGAGTCAGCTGGTGGCTGCTCCAGCAGCAGCGGCAGCGTTGGCTCAGGTTGGCAGTGTGGCACTGTGAGCAGTGCAGACCTGGTGGTTGGCGATGAGGTGTTCGATGAATTGCTGCACTCAGCTTTAGGCAGCGTCGGAGGGGATGGGTCTAGGGTTTACACTGTTGTGGTTGTGGAGATTGATGATGCAGATGGTATGAGGGTTGTCGTTGGGAAGCACCGGCATGCTTGGGTGGTTGGAAAAGCTGATGAGGTTAAGGCTGTCTCAGTTATTGGCAAGGtatttgccaagtatttcatgaaTGGGGGTATTGAGGAGGGTGAGGCAGGCATTGGGAAAGGCGAGTTCATGCCAGTTGGATCAGATGGCAATGTCGTTCTATCCTTTAGCTTGCTGAATGCTGATCCAAGTGATTGGGTGTATGATTGGTAAGAACAAAACTCTCAACTCTGTTACACTTCTTTCTCTCTGCTGTTGCTTTATTATTGTACTAGTATTCCCATCCGTATCAAATTGCtataaagatgttctgtaggctATGTTTAGCTTCTTGCAAAAATGAAATATATTTTTCTTTGCTGTTGACCATGTTGGAATTTTCACACTTGGGCATTCTACATGCAGGGACTTTGAAAAGATTGGTGAGAAGATGTTGAATCCTGTGGTTGAGGCACTGCGACCGATTGCGGAAATCAATATAGAAAGTCAGGTGCTGATTTGCATTAAACTAAGCTACCTTATTTCTTATGAAAGTGCTGATATACCTTTTGTTTAGGATTGTCGGTTTTAAAAATTAATCATCCTATCACTTCTTTTCAGGTTTTGTACCACACTCCTAAGTCGTCCTATTCTTATTTTGATGATAAACTGGGTGGCAATTTCCTTAGTATGGGAGACATTCCTTTCTTTGTATGTGCCTGACTTGTCTTGTAGAAACTATAATTGCAAGTTTCAAAAACTTAATCAGTCCACGAAAAATATGACGTTGACAGGTAAACTCAAATGAGTGGCACTTGGATACATCTATTTCAGCTACAGGACGATCAAAAGTTCTTCAATTTGTTGTGTACGTTCCTTGAATCAAACTTAATTATTAACctcttttttttgtttttcttGTTATACATTAAACTGTAGGGACTTTTAAATCTGTGCCCTTAGTTCAGCACCACTGCTCAATTTTGTCCCTCTCTTATACTAAAAACGCTTCATCCATTATTACTAGAGGGGTAAAACTGGCAGTGGCGCTGAACTAAGGCCGTGCTTAGCAGATCGTGCATATGGCCgtgcaaaacactgttttgcactgCATGTTGTACTGTTTttagagtggagtttgaaataggagGTGAATATAAAGtatgctggagatagcctaaggGCACATGTTTAAAAATCCCTAAACTTTACTCAAAGTCTCAAAACCATGGTGTAATATAAATTGTTCTCTTCAACagatttttcctttctttttttacCATTACATCATCACTTTCCTTTGTCAAACTTCTGGTAGATATAATGTGATAGGAATCGGGGCTGATTCCCGGATTGatcgcaggttgtagtggtgggtgATTGGTGGCCGGGGTTTGGGGCGCGATGCACAGCGGCGGGGCGCCGTGTTCACCGCGCGTGAGAGGAGAGAGGCGCGAGGAAAGGGGCAGCTAGGTCACAGTAATCTCCCGGCTCCCTCTGGGAAGCCGGAACAATCTTGTTTCTGCTTGATCTATAGAGTGATGCTTACAATTATTTATACTCCCTTCTAATCCTTATCTAATGAGATAGATCTCCTCTTTTCTCTCTAACAAATCTTATCTTCTAATCCTTATCTGCATGCAATCTTATCTTCTAATCCTTATCTGCATGCAATCTTATCTTCTAATCCTTATCTGCATGCTTTATGCTGTTGCCCGGCGCCTGTAGTGGCGGTCGGTCATAACATCTCTCCCTGCCTGCGcaaacagctcgtcctcgagctggaagTTTGGGTAGTGCGCCTGGAACTCGTCGACTGTCTCCCACGTTGCGTCGTCTTCAGGGAGGCCGTGCCACTTGATCAGCACGCGCCAAACGCCCCGGCGCTGCTGCGCCTGAAGGGCGCGCTCCGGCCCCGGGAGGATGCATCCATCCATGACCGGCGGAAGGGAGGCCGGAGTTGCTGGAGGTTCGCCATGGTGAGGCTTCAGCAGCCCTACGTGGAAAACGTCGTGGATGCGCGCCTCGTCCGGAAGCTGTAGACGGTAGGCGACGCTGCCGATGCGTTCCACCACTTGAAATGGTCCCGCATACCGCGGCCCAAGCTTGCGCTTGGCACGGGGGTCCAAGGACTGCGCCGTTCGGTGCAGCAGGCGCAGCCAAACCCAGTCTCCCACAGCATACTCCACGTCGCGGTGGTTGGCGTCGTAGTATTTCTTGGACATCTGCTGGGCTTGAAGAAGACGTTGACGGACTTCAGCAAGTATCTCGTCCTGACTGCGTAGAAGAGTCTCACTCGCCTCTGTCCGCGCTGACCTTGGTGTATAGGGCAGGATGGGCGGCGGGGAACGACCGTAGACCACCTCAAAGGGGGTGGCTCGCAGAGCGGTGTGGAAGGAGGTGTTGTAGCAGTATTCCGCCCACGCGAGCCAGTCGACCCACGCACGGGGTCGATCACCTGTGACGCAGCGTAGGTACATAGCGAGCACCTTGTTGACCACCTCGGACTGGCCGTCCGTCTGTGGATGGAAGGCGGTGCTCATGCGCAGCTTCACGCCTGCCATCCCGAAGAGGTCGCGCCAGACGTGCCCCGTAAAGACGGGGTCTCTGTCGCTGACGATGGAGGAGGGGAAGCCGTGTAGACGAACAATGCCCTCGAAGAACGCTTGAGCGACCGTTGTCGCAGTGTAGGGGTGCCCGAGCGCGATGAAGTGTGCATATTTGGAGAAGCGATCGACGACCGTTAGGATCACCGACTTGCCACCCACCTTGGGCAATCCTTCAATGAAGTCGATGGAGATATCAGCCCAGACTTGCGAGGGCACTTCCAGCGGTTGCAGCAGCCATGCCGGCTGCGATGTTGCCGTTTTATTGCGCTGGCATGTGGTACAGGTGCGCACCAAGTCCCGCACCAATGCCCGGCCGTCGGGGATGTAGAAATCCGCTCGTAGGCGATGTAGAGTCTTCTGGATGCCCTCATGGCCGGCGGAGTGGGCCAGGGAGAGGGCCTGGTGGCGCAGGTCAGCATGGCCCGACACGTAGATGCGGTTACCATGGAGTAGTAGCCCGTCGTCGATGCACCATGGGCCCTGTAGCTCGCCCGCCTCGAAGCACCGACGCACATCCTTAGCATCGTCCGCGTGCGACGTCGCGTGgcggatgtcgtcgatgaaggtGAAAGACGGCCCCGAGCGCACGCATAAGgccgacccgaagctggtgctgccCTCCTCAGTGTCGCGGCGGGACAAGGCGTCCGCTACGACGTTGAGGCGTCCTCGACGGTACATGACGTCGAAGTCGTAGCCAAAGAGCTTGTTGATCCATTGGTGCTGAGGCACGGTCGACAAGCGCTGGTCCAGCAAGAACTTCAAGCTGTAATGGTCAGTACGAATAATAAAATGACGCCCCCACAAGTAAGGGCGCCAATGGCGTACTGCCTGCACCAGCCCAATCAGCTCGCGCTCATATGCCGCCAGCTTGAGGTGGCGAACGGCGAACGGCCTGCTGAAGAAAGCGAGAGGCTCGGTGCCCTGGTGTAGGACGGCGCCGAACCCCACGCCGGAGGCGTCGCAGTCCACCATGAATTCCTTGTCGAAGTCGGGCATCTGGAGGACCGGTCCCGTGGTGAGGGCGCACTTGAGCGCTTGGAAGGCCTCCGCGGCCTTCTCATCCCATGAGAAGGCGTCTCGGCGCAGAAGACGTGTCAGGGGCGCTGCGATGAGGCCGAAGTCCCGGATGAATTTCCGGTAGTAACCGGCCAAGCCTAGGAAACCACGGAGTCCCCGGGCGGAGCGCGGTGTTGGCCACGAGGTGACTGCCGCCACCTTGGCGACATCCATGGCCACACCGTCCTTGGAGATGACGTGGCCCAAATAGGCCACCGAAGGCGCCCCGAATGAGCACTTCGAGCGCTTTAGGTGGAGCTGGTGCGCTCGAAGCTCATTCAGGACGATGGCGACTTGCTGCAGATGCTCTGCCCATGACGAGCTGTAGATAAGAATGTCGTCGAAGAAGACGAGCACAAACCTCCTTAGGTACGGCCGTAGGACGTCGTTCATCAAGGCCTGGAATGTCGCCGGGGCATTGGAAAGCCCGAACGGCATCACTAGGAACTCATAGTGGCCATGATGAGTGCGGAACGCCGTCTTGGCGATGTCGTTGACGCACATCCGCACCTGATGATAGCCCGAGCGCAAATCGAGCTTGGTGAAGAAGCGAACCCCATGGAGCTCGTCGAGAAGCTCGTCCACGACGGGTATGGGAAACTTGTCCTTGGCAGTCTTGGCGTTGAGGGCGCGGTAGTCGATGCAGAAACGCCAGGACTTATCCGCCTTGCGAACAAGGAGTATCGGCGCCGAGAATGGCGAAGTGCTAGGGCGGATAATCCCCTGGGTGAGCATGGCGTCGCACTGGCGCTCCAGCTCATCCTTCTGCAGCTGGGGGTATCGGTATGGTCGCACGGCGACCGGTGCTGTTCTCGGGAGCAGATGGATGCGGTGGTCGTATGGTCGGGCCGGCGGCAGGCCTCGGGGCTCCTCGAATGTGGAGGCATGCTGAAGAAGAAGCCGGACCAGCATGGGTTGCTGGTCACTTGCGGCTACCACCGCTGCTACGGAGGCTCGAGGGTCAGGAGGGTCGACACCCCCGATGCCCCGCCACAATACACGGTGGTCGTCGCGCTGGAATGCCATCGTCATGGCCTCGAGGTCCCAAGTGATGGGCCCTAAGGTCCGCAGGTAGTCGACGTCGAGGATGAAGTCGAAGCAACCCAAGTCGAGGCCGACGCACGTGATGGAGAAGTGCTCGTTCTCGATGGAGATGGGCACATCGCGGGCCACCCCGGCGCAGCGAAGGTTGTCACCATTTGGGACAGTGACCCTGAGGTGCTCCCCTGCGGCGGGTACCAGCCCCAAACGACGCATGGTGGCACTCTGGAGGAAGTTATGCGTGGAGCCGGTGTCCAGCAGAGCCATAAGTCGCTCCCCCTTGACCATCACCGGAAGCACCATGGAGCCCTCTGTGCGAATGCCTGCGAGTGCCTGGAGGGAGACCACAAAAGCAATAGCGGCCTCAGGGTCCTGGACGGACGCAGCCTGCAGTCCTGCGTCATCGGTAGCCGCAGGCGCGCCCTCGTCGACGATGTAGTCCCCGCACTCCAAATAGAAGAGGCGCTGACACACGTGACCCGGAACATATGGCTCGTCACAGTTGTAGCACAGCCCTTGACGGCGTCGCTCTTGCATCTCCGCCGGCGTGAGCCGACGAAAGGGGCGCCCCCCTGGAGGTGTATGCGCCGCTGCAGGAGGTTGCCCCCCCACTTGCGCACGCGCCGGTGGCTGCTGGGGCGGGCGTGTCGCGTGGGGCGGGATGTCGGAGCCGGCTGTGCGGCCGCCGTGCATAGCTCAAATGCGCGAGCATAGTACATGGCGGTCTGAAGATCCCGTGGATGGTGCATCTGCACTTGCACCCGTATGTGGTCGGGAAGGCCGCCGACGAAGAGTTCCACCCGCTGAACCGAGGATACACTGTCGACGTGACACGCAAGCGCTTGGAAGCGCTCGGCGAACTCCTGCACCGTGGACTGAAAGGGAAGCCGACCCAACTCCGCAAGTCGGCTGCCCTGTATTGGCGGCCCGAAACGCAGGTGGCAGAGTTCTCGGAACCGTTCCCACGTCGGCATGCCCTCGTCCTGCTCGAGGGCGTAGTACCACGTCTGGGCCGTGCCCCTCAAGTGGTATGAGGCCAGCCATGTGCGGTCGGAAGCGAGCGTGCGTTGGCCCCGAAAAAACTGCTCACATTGATTGAGCCAATTGACGGGGTCAGCAGCGCCGTCGTATGTTGCGAACTCCAGTTTGTAGAATCGTGGAGGCAGGGGATCGGATGCCGCGGGTGCCGTCGGAGCTGCTCAATTTTAAATCTGTAGGGACTTTTAAATCTGTGCCCTTAGTTCAGCACCACTGCTCAATTTTGTCCCTCTCTTATACTAAAAACGCTTCATCCATTATTACTAGAGGGGTAAAACTGGCAGTGGCGCTGAACTAAGGCCGTGCTTAGCAGATCGTGCATATGGTCgtgcaaaacactgttttgcactgCATGCTGTACTGTTTttagagtggagtttgaaataggagGTGAATATAAAGtatgctggagatagcctaaggGCACATGTTTAAAAATCCCTAAACTTTACTCAAAGTCTCAAAACCATGGTGTAATATAAATTGTTCTCTTCAACagatttttcctttctttttttacCATTACATCATCACTTTCCTTTGTCAAACTTCTGGTAGATATAATGTGTCCATGatgttttttttcttttgaaaactaatGCCATGTTTTTCCCCTACATTTCTGAATTTTCAAGTGTCAAGTGTGCACAGATAAAATGTCATGTTTCCCCCTACATTTCTGGTTTTTCAAGTACCAAGTGTGCATAGATAAAAACATCAGCTTGATGGTTCATTTACCAAGATTGCTTATTAGTTGTAATTCGTAAACAATCCAAAACACCAAACCAAAACCAACACCAAAAGCTAACTAAACCGTTACAAGCAAGAGCGAACTAAACCAAGATAGAAGTTTGCTATTGGATTACAAATGTTTCTGGAAGCTCTGCTGAGCCGTTTATTCAATAATCTTCAGATACATTCCATCTGCAAGGGAATGCCCATTATATTTACAACTTCCTGATGGTGGGCTTTCAAAAACCAATGCATTTATATCCCCTGTAAGTTTTACTGTACCGAACTACCGAACTGTAAAAAATACCTTCTTTCTGTTACCCATCTTGCTATTTACTTAACAGCATTATTTTGTTTCATAGATGTGGGGAGGTGTTCTTATCTGGAACTCACCGGACTGTTCACTTGGTTCCAAGAAAACTCATGGTACCCAGAAGAAAATGTCATCTCAGGTTTGTGTATTTTACCATTTTATTGCCTCTTTGATATCCTGACATGTTCATATGCAAAGTCCACCCTTTTGGGTCTTGAAATACCTTCTCTGTAATAGTATTATTTGTTGAAACACCAATATGAAACAGGAACTTATGGAGGCACTCGAAATATTTGTTGGACAACTAAGGCAGCTGTTTGGTCTAAAACCATCTTATTTCTCACAAGATATGGACGTTCCAACTAAATTTCTAGTTAGTGAAAAGGGCTTCACAGAATGGTAAATATTTCCTCAACTGGCTTActaaggggtgtttgaatgcactagagataatagttTCTTGGCTAAAAATTTGCtggtggaattagctagctaacaaatagctagccaactattagctaatttgctaaaagtagctaatagttgaact of Zea mays cultivar B73 chromosome 8, Zm-B73-REFERENCE-NAM-5.0, whole genome shotgun sequence contains these proteins:
- the LOC100383527 gene encoding uncharacterized protein LOC100383527 — its product is MAEIAGDEAPTPPTISGEVSGDPHTSAATPAGSSNKPPLRATKPGVKRLILTASVLLSFLVGLPFLLKSTEIHRSPLPSDAITALAHRLHSTPPSFPCALHAVFLRSVPGRSDDASLYRRLERSISAQLQLLAATSTAGNVSVSVTVESAGGCSSSSGSVGSGWQCGTVSSADLVVGDEVFDELLHSALGSVGGDGSRVYTVVVVEIDDADGMRVVVGKHRHAWVVGKADEVKAVSVIGKVFAKYFMNGGIEEGEAGIGKGEFMPVGSDGNVVLSFSLLNADPSDWVYDWDFEKIGEKMLNPVVEALRPIAEINIESQVLYHTPKSSYSYFDDKLGGNFLSMGDIPFFVNSNEWHLDTSISATGRSKVLQFVVYIPSARECPLYLQLPDGGLSKTNAFISPMWGGVLIWNSPDCSLGSKKTHGTQKKMSSQELMEALEIFVGQLRQLFGLKPSYFSQDMDVPTKFLVSEKGFTEWELDLLYRHHARSNLLSCLTTLESLSSLVHSLPRMIVMDEIGRQVELSLEAANLAQGNATLGISDSSAVSATRARALAEDAFFHPSIMSISYASVEHYFAIYMPFFAPVSLHVLLAAIKELKRYKAERAKYSAFLASQATSS
- the LOC100383527 gene encoding uncharacterized protein isoform X1 — protein: MAEIAGDEAPTPPTISGEVSGDPHTSAATPAGSSNKPPLRATKPGVKRLILTASVLLSFLVGLPFLLKSTEIHRSPLPSDAITALAHRLHSTPPSFPCALHAVFLRSVPGRSDDASLYRRLERSISAQLQLLAATSTAGNVSVSVTVESAGGCSSSSGSVGSGWQCGTVSSADLVVGDEVFDELLHSALGSVGGDGSRVYTVVVVEIDDADGMRVVVGKHRHAWVVGKADEVKAVSVIGKVFAKYFMNGGIEEGEAGIGKGEFMPVGSDGNVVLSFSLLNADPSDWVYDWDFEKIGEKMLNPVVEALRPIAEINIESQVLYHTPKSSYSYFDDKLGGNFLSMGDIPFFVNSNEWHLDTSISATGRSKVLQFVVYIPSARECPLYLQLPDGGLSKTNAFISPMWGGVLIWNSPDCSLGSKKTHGTQKKMSSQELMEALEIFVGQLRQLFGLKPSYFSQDMDVPTKFLVSEKGFTEWELDLLYRHHARSNLLSCLTTLESLSSLVHSLPRMIVMDEIGRQVELSLEAANLAQGNATLGISDSSAAIFRTSFLACAAGGNQRAETLQGRASKIFGISCFPGDILLIW
- the LOC103636384 gene encoding phytochrome C, with product MKKIQGLLELRTVTNEMVRLIETATARVLAVDIAGNINGWNKKAAELTGLPVMEAIGRPLIDLVVADSVEVVKQILDSALQA